The Sinorhizobium sp. B11 genomic interval GGTTGGCGTAGTCTTGAAGCGCGGCTATCACGTCTCTCAGCCGCCCTCTCGGTTCGTCCATTCGATTGACGAAGAGGATGCACGGAGTCCCCGAGGCTTCGACTATCCGCAGATAGGGCGCGGCAAGCACAGCTTCCTCGGGTGCCGATGAAACGCACAGGATGCAGGCGTCGCTGGCAAGAAGCGCGTGCTGCGCATGCGCCAACGCTTCGTTGGCTCCTGGCGCATCCAGCGCGCACCACGCCTCGTTTCCAAAGGTGAATTCTGTGAGGTTCAATCCATAAGGGGACCTGGATTTTCTCGCCACCCCCTCCAGGGAGCCGAGCTTTTCCACGACTGTTGATTTTCCGGTCTGCGAGGGTCCAAGCACGGTAAAGCAGCGCATCGGCATTCCTCCAACTGCCATAAACACAATTTTCAGCCATCATAGGATGCCCTGAACCGCTGCAACGCGCCAGAGGTGTTCAGTTTCACAATGCTTTGACCTGGAGACGTAGGAGTTATTCTCGAATTCCCAGTGGATTTGAGCGCAGGGGAACGATCTATCAGCGGCTCTGAAGCTGCTCCTACAAGTAGTCAGGCGTGAACTCGCTCGCTGTCGCACCAGCTTGGCGGCAAGTGCATCGCGTTCATCGCTACCACACAAGGGACGGTCGACAACAACGAACTCCTCGATCGCCGCTAGGCAGGAGAAACGGGCTAAGATTGCGAAATAAGAACTCGGTGAAGAGCCGACACGCTCGTCTTGCGCGTCTCACCCTGAGTGAGAAGCCAGAGCAAGCCGTACATGTGCAGGTTCGAAGATCCGCAGAAGGGCGCTCCTTTCTGGGCACAAAGTGTGGATAAGTTCACTGTCAGGGGACATCTGCAAGCACGACGCTTCAATACGGGCTTCAGCAGGGCTATGCCCGAAGACGCAGTCAATAGCGTCGGCCAAGTGCCCAAAACCTCTTTCAACTCCGGAACGATGACGATAATACCCCCCAACCCATCGGACGATCAGCAAGAGAGGTTCGTGCGCTGCCAGGATGCACTGTATAGCTCGTTTCTGAAGCTCTTGGAGGACGCGAACGAAACGGGATGGGGCCAGCAGGAAACGCTCGTCGCACTCATTTCGCTCGCCGATAACCATGCTTTGATGCTGAACGCGAATGCCGAGGCCGAAGAGCTATTGGCGACCATCAAACGCCGCAGTTGACACTACAAACGCCGAGATGTCCGAGATAAGTGGGCGAAGCGGCTTACGCCTGTTGCGCGCGAAGCAGTGGCGCAATGCGGTCGCGATATCTCAATCTTGCGTTAAGTCGCCAACTTCACCGAAGGCTGCAAGCAGCCTTGGCGAGCTCATGTCACCCGTTTCGCTGTCGACCATCACCGAATAGGCTCCGACACCCAGGGACCTGGCCGACATTGCGGAAGCGATTTTTTCCGCAGATGTCCCATTCGAAGCCTGTCGCATCTCTCCCGGGACCAAGCCAGCTCGGTTGCGCTTGAATGGAACGACGATGAATTTCTCAGCCAACGACATTATTGATCCCTTGTTGCACCAAACTATTCGAAGGCGCCGAGCGCTTCGATTTGATCGTCCAGTTCACGCACGCGTTCCAAATATCGTGGCCGAAGCGGATGGTCCTCTGCCAGGTGTTCGAGTTTTGACAGCGCGAGCTGACGCTGGTCTCTAAGGAGCTTCAACCGACTCATGTGGGCCCTCGTTTTGTTGCCATTCCATAGCCCCAAAATGGCCGGAACGCCAGCGATGTTCTCTTTATGTTCGAAGCCGCCCTGTTGTCGCCCGATATCAAGTGAATGCCGCGCCTTTTTGGACCTGAGAGCGATCCGATTTTTTCACGGCGGCATGAGGCGCATCGCAGTCGGTTGCGAGGTTCGACATCTTGGTCGGCGATTCCTCCCGCACCACTCTCATGTCGGCAACACTCGACTGCGAGGCATTTACAAAGTGGAGCTTTTGAAAACCATGCAGCGGATAGAGATTTTCAGGCGGTAGCTCGCCATCGAATAAGCAACATCCTGCGCGGCTCTATAGGATTGCTCGGCTAGCTCCAAACCGTCTTCCGAAAGCACAGGCGGGACATGCTGAGCTTCACTTACGGTGCCGGAACTTCCCGGTGATCACGACCTGGTCGCCGCTCTCGGAGGTCCGTTCCGCATGGAACTCAAGGTGCTTGAAGTTGACGGGAAAAAGCGCCAGCGTCGTGACCGAGCCACGGGGCAAGAAACCAACCCGCAGCCCCACTGGACCTGAGGTCAAGGGGGCGGTGATCACCTTGGGTCGATGGCGGTCCGAATGACGCAAGCTTCGGCGGCCCTTCAGGATGTCGAACGGGCAGATGACCGTTCGACATGTTCTCTCTATCGTCGCCTGTTTCAGAGAATCTTCTCGAACGAAGACACCAAATGGGCGCCCGATGGCATTTCAATTCCGGACCCCGGAATATCCGTGCAGCAGAGCAGATTGAGCCAAAAGCTGCTTTTGCCCTGGTTTCCCAATATATCGACGAGGCTGCTCAGCTTGATTTTCCAGTCATCTTTCAGCCTGATATAGTTGCGAGTGTTCATATTGATGAGGAAGAGGAACAGATTGTCGTCGCCCTCCAAATCAATATCCGGAGCGAAAGAGTTCGGTCCGGCCAGAACTGGCTCGGGATGGTAGTTGTGGATTGCCTCGGCCAGGCTTTTGTCATCCACTGTGGGATCTGATCTCAAAGCTTTCCAGACAGCCAATGCTGTCACATAGTCGAGTGGGGCTCCGAAATTGCCGCGGTACTGGACCTCTTGCTTGGCAGCCAGGTTAAAACTTCCGAACTCGCGGATGTCACCGTGGCAAACGAGTACATAGTTCGACATCGAAGGCTCTCCTTTCAAGACGAGCGATAACGAGGTTGGTGGACTAGCAATGTTGGGTCGTTGGCGCTGCGGGGAGCACCGAGGTGTCACTTCCCCGCAGTCTTTGTCTTGGAAACAAACCTCTGCCAATCAGCCAGGTCAGCCGCATCCGCCATGCGTGCGAAGTCGAACGCGTACGCGGAAATGACATCTGCCAGGCTCAACCAGACACCGGGCGGCTTCATGTTGGAGGTTTGTGCTGCCGTGGCCAGGCGATCGACCACATATACTTTCACGACAGGGTTGCGGTTGTCGCCTGGCATAGCGCTCATCACTATGAACACGAGCCTGGCGGTCGCCGAAGTCATGAGGCTCTGGCGCAATTCGTCGCTGATGTCGGATAGGCGCTTTTGCAGGGCAACATTATCATCAATGATCTGCCTGGCCTCAGGCACAAGCTCCACGATCAGCCCAGTCACGATCGGGCCATAGCCGACATCCCGCTCAGGTCGCGCGACCATCTGCGTTCGTTCGAACCGACTTGCAGGCGACAGAAACGGCACATGGTTGAGCCCTGTTTCCCAAGCCGCCGCGGCAGCCAGACCTGGCTGACCGGCAACATAGCGGCCCACGACATCGGCGATTGTGTCGAGGACAGAGCTTGGCGTGACGGAGCCGGCGACGCATTGATCTGTCTTTGGATCGACAAAATGCAGTAAGATGCAGCTTTCCATCGAAGCTTCTCCTATGGTTGACGTGCCGCCGCAAAGCGGCGGCACTGCCGGATCAGTTCGTATCGAACTTGCCGTCGAAGAAGTTGGTGGCCGACTCGATGTCGTCGATCTGCGTGCCCGAGATGAAGGCGTCGTATTTTTTCTTGACGTCAGCATTTGCGAGTGCGCCGTAATTGAACAACGATGTTGCGACGCGATAGCTGAACGACATCGAGAAGCTCTCGGCCGATCCACACGACGAGTAGATCTTCTTCTCATCCTGGGTAAAGTCGATGAAGTACCCCTTCAGCCAAGGATTGATCTTGATCTCGTTGCCGACCTGTTGGCCCTCGAGCACGATCGAGATCGTGCCGACGCTATAGGATTTCGTGCCGGTCTGGACCCCCATCCGTATGGAATCGCCGAGACCTGAAACGAATTCAGCAAAGGAAGCCAATGCAGGTCCACCGCCCACCGCGACGCCGAGAATCGTCGAGATGAATTTTCCAGCCAGTTCCACCCCCTTGATGTTCTGGGTCATCGTCTGCTTGACGAATTGGCTCGGCCCCATCAGCGGCAGATGATTGAAGACGCTCTGCCACAGCATGGTGTCGTAGACCTTGTTGGGATCGTTGGCTTTGTCCGCGGCCTTGCGGACGTAGGCCGATGCGACCCCGGTCAGGTCGATAAGGTTTTGACGCTGAACGTCCAACTCCTTCTGAACAGAGTCAGGCACTTTGGGCTGCGCCAGGATGACCGAGATAAGGCCATTGTCGGTGGTATTGAAAGCAGTTTGCGGATCTTTGGGCGCACTGGGCAGCGGAGCGCCGGCCCTTAGCATTTCGTTGACGGTTGGCAGATGCGGGTGACGAATTTCCGCGAAGTAATCCACTGCGGAATCAAGTGTAATCGAATTCATGATCGTCTCCATCTCGGTTTAAATGAACGTAACGATCGGATAGACCCGTTATATTTGGCTCTATACCGTGACTTCTCTTGCACAATGCAGTTGCGATCTCGGAAAATACATCCGGGATGCGAGACAAATAGACATCGATTGAGGTATATTTTCAACTTATAGGTATTTTGTTGTCCGCAAAACGACCTTAGATTGTTTTCGCTCTGCGCAAAATGATGGTCACCCATCTGAACAAACAGACCGTAGGAAGGCCGTTAGGTGATCTGCGGCACCGGGCGGAAGGGCACGGAAGAGACTGGCAAATTCGTGCTCCGGTTCAGAGCGCGAGGGTAGCTTATGGTGTTCAGGTGAGCCTCGCCCAAGCACCAGCCAGTCGAGGGACACATCCAGGGCCTTGCAGAGATTTGCGGCGCTCTCCAGCGAAATTGAATCGCCTTTGCGCCAGCGCGTCAGCGCACTTTCGTTTACACCCAGGGCTGCAGCGAGCGCCGTAAGTTTGCGCCAATTCCGGAGATCGATAGCCTCCTGTATTCTACGGCCGCGAACGATATCTCTGGAAAAAAGATGGAGGGGGTTCCATGTAGACCTCACGGGATCGCTTTAAGGTAGCACCGTTATAACGATAATCTACCTTAGGAAGTGTAAACTGCGGGATGGAATCGCGCTGCCGAGGGAGAGAAGCAGGCGTCGCTCTTAAAGCGGTCATTTATGGAACAGCACAAGAACTTGGTGCGAACTTCATTCCCTTGGGTACGCGCAGAAACGACATCTGCAGCGACAGTCAATCGGTTTTCGTCAGACGGTGGTGGCGAGGTCACGGGAGGTTTGCGGGGATGGTTGAAACTTGGGCCGATCTTTGCCCCCTCCTTTCTCGACGGCGCATCACGGCGTCATATTGCTTGAACGTCCTGCTCGAGTCACTCGTTTGGCCAATTCGCCATTAAGGACGGTGGGCCAACGATCGCGAGCATCGTGCCGTTAGCGCTGAGCGGTATGGCACGCCATGATGGCCTCGCGAGCCACCGCCTGCAATATGATGATCACCGCGTTATCCATCTCAGGCTCGGTTGGCTGTCGACAACGGACACCGATCGGTCGAGCTCATGACCCGCGCAGTCGTCTGGCAAGCGTAGCGATACACATACGATGCGCAAGGTGGTTTTCGCGAAGCGTTACTGCGTCGAAAGTAATAGATCCCATGCTCAGCTCTTCACCGACCCGGCCGCCATGCCCGCGAGGAAGTAGCGCTGGGCTATCAGATACAAGACCAGAAGCGGGAGCGATCCGAGCACGCTCATCGCCATCATCTCGTTCCATTCGAACGCGTGTTGGCCCATAAGCAACTCGATACCGATGGGAACAGTCCTCATGTCCATTGACTTCGTCAAGGTCAGCGCGAAGAGGAATTCGTTCCATGCCAGCAGGAATGTATAGACCGCCGTCGCGACGATCCCCGGCACCGACAGCGGGATGATTACACGCCAGAGCGCCGTCCAGCTCGACCCGCCATCGACAAGCACGGCCTCGTCGAGTTCCTTCGGCAAGGTATTGAGATAGCCAGTCATGAGAAGGATCGCATAAGGCAGCGTGAAAACCATGTAGGTTAAAATCAGCGCAAAATAGGTGTTGAAAATGCCGAAGGCGACGACCATGCCGAAATAGGGGATCAAAAGCGTGATCGGCGGCACGGTCTGCGTGCTGATGATGAACACGTTCAGCGTTTTCTTGAGCCGGAATGAATACCGACTGAAAGCATAGGCCGTCAGGATGGCGATCAGCACCGTCAGAACCGTTACCACTCCCGCGACGAGATAGCTGTTGAGAAAGAAGCGAACCTTCGTTGGGTCGCTGAAGATCGCAAGATAGGCGACGCTGGTGAAACGGTCAGGCAGCAGGCGCGGCGGGAGCGCAAAGATCTCGGTGTTCGACTTCAAGGACGTGAAGAACATCCACAGGATCGGAAAGCCCGCGAAGACCAGCCCGACCGCCAGCCCGAGATATGTCAGGAGGGTCGGTACGATGGTGCGACTGAGAGAGCGTTTTGCCATTGCCGGTCACCTGGCCTTCTGGTGTTTGATGTAGAAATACGTGGCGCCCATCGAGATGATCAGAATGAAGATTGCGCTCGCCGACGCGCGCGAAAATTCATAACTCGAAAACGCAAGTTTGTAGGTGTAGGTGCTGAGCACCTCGGTCGCGTAGATCGGACCGCCTCCCGTCGTCATCCACACGAGGGGAAAGACCTGCATCGTCCAGATGAAATCAAGCAAGGCGATGCTGATGATGATCGGCATCAATTGCGGGATCGTGATGTAGCGGAATTTCTGAAACTCGTTGGCGCCGTCAATGCCGGCGGCCTCGTAGAGATCCTTGGGGATGCCCTGAAGACCGGCGAGAAGGCTCACCATATAGAGCGGGTATCCCGCCCAGATATTCGCAAAGGTCAGCGCATGCAGCGCGGTTTTCGTCGAAGAAAACCACTCGACCTTGAAGTCAATGATATGGAGCGTCATCAGGATACTGTTGACGACGCCATTCGGATCCAGAAGCAGCCGCCAGATGATCGCGATGATTACCGCCGTGAAGAGCCAGGGTAGAATGTAGAGAACCCGCAGAATGCTTCTGATCAACGGATCGACACGCTGGCTGTTGAGCAAAAGGGCGAAGGCGAGACCGATCAGAAGATGGAAGATGACGCTCATCACCGTGAAGTAGAGGGTCTGCCCGACCGATTGCCAGAAAACCGGATCTTTGAAGATCGTCACATAGTTCTGCAATCCGACGAAGGACGCGTCCTTTTTCGTGATCGCGCCGTCCATCAGCGAATAGCGCAGGACGGTGATCATGGGAAACAGCATCAGGAGGCAGAATAGAAACGTCGCTGGCGCAACATAAAAGTAGGGAACCAGCCTTTTTCTTGTCTTGTAAGACAGCAGACCGCGCTTGCGCGTTTTTGATTGCGTCCGGATCATAGTTTCGGTGGCGAGGCTCATGAGAGGTAATTTCTCCCTGGTCGTAACGCATTGCTTCGTCGCGATGCGACGGCAGCGTGATCGAAGTCTGTCACGCTGCCGCCCGTCTTGGGAGACTACTTGCTGAATTCGACCAACCATTGCTTCTGCGTATTGGCAGCCGCGTCCTTTGCGGTTTGCTGACCGTCGAACATCTTCTGAACTTCGACATTCATCTGACGCATGAGATCTTCGGCCACGGGCAGTCCGACGAATTCGTTGGCGAGCTTCCCGCTCTGGAATATCTTGAAGGCTTCTTCGAATAGCGGGTCCGATTTCGAGAAATCGGGTTTGGCGTGGATATTACCCGGGAAGGCATTGGCGATCGACACGAGGCGGCTGTTCACTTCCGGGCTCATCAGATATTCGACGAGCTTCCAGGCCTCCGCCTTGTGCTCGCTTTTGTCACTGATGCCGATGCCCCAGGAGGCATAGGGCAACCCGCGCTTGCCGGTGTAGCCGTCAACGGCTGGAAGGGCGGAGATGCCGAATTTGAGATTGGGGTTTCGCTGGCGAATGAGGTTGATGTGCGCCAACGAGTCGATCATCATGCCGACACGCCCGTTGACGAACTCTTCGACCTTGTCCTGTTCCTTCTTGGCAAAAATACCAGGCGAGATGACGCCGGCATCCTGCAGCGACTTGATGTATTCAAGCGTGCCGACGACAGAGGCATTTTCCAGATCTGGCTTGCCATCCTTCAGCATGGATGCTCCGGATGCCCAGACCCAGGACATCACGTCATTCTGGATGCCGCCGGGGTTTTGCAACGACAGAGGCAACACCCAGCCATATTGGTTCTTGTCCGCATTGGTCATCTTCTTCGCGGCAGCAGCGAATTCGGTGCGGTTTGTCGGCAACTTTTCGACCCCAGCCGCCTTTGCCAGATCGAGGTTGACAAAGACCGGGTAGACGAACGAGGCAAGCGGGAACATGACGCTTTGCCCATTGACCTTGATGATGTCGGCGATCTGGCTCTGATCATATTTGGCATCAGCCATCAGGCTGTCCATCGAGGCGATTGCGCCCTGCTTTGCCAAGCCGTTGACCCATGCGCCGTCCAGGCCGACGACATCGCTGAGTGTCCCGGACGCTGCGCCCACGACGATCTGATCATGGGTGGCGGAATAGGGACCGCTGACAAGCGTCACCTTGATGCCGGGGTTCTTGGCTTCAAAGTCATCCATGATGCTGCGCAGAGCACCGGCGGGCATTTCTGGCTCCCACCACTGGATGAACTCGAGATTGGTCTGGGCAAAGGCGCAGGTGGCGCATAGTGCCCAGGCGGCCACAGCCGACTGAGCCGCCACGATAAATCTTCTGACGTTCATGTTTCCCTCCCTGAAAACGATATTTCGCTCGATCCTCCCGATCGAGACCAAAGTAGGTTCCTCCAGGTGTCTGGCTGTCAATGAAGAACTGCAATCGGAAAAAGCAGGAGGGCTTCAGGGGCGATAAAAATTACTTTAAGCTATTGATTTTTATACATTTTATCTTCCAACGGCGAAGACGTTTTTTCTTTCCGGCATATTGCTCATGTCGCATTTTTTCTTTACTTTCGTAAACAAATGAAAGCTGCGCCGCCCAAAGGAAAACAAATGAAAGGCTTTGGCGATCCAGGAAAAGCGGGGTTCCGCCAGGCTATCCTCACGGACTTAGCACCTTAAAGTAGAAATCAGGCGCCAACTAACTAACGCCAAAAGAACTCAGCCTTTGGCCGCAAAGTCACGGGTAACGAAACGGTGTAAGATCCTGCACTTTCGATGCGGAACGCGCAAAGCCGGCCGGCAAGGAGCGGCGAGGACTTGTGAACGATGACGCAAGCAGGCGCTCTTGCGAACGCCCGCCAAGCAGCTCCGTCGCCGCAGATCTTGCTAGATTGCCAGATGCGTCTGAGGATCGAAGAAGTGTAGTTTGGCTACATCGATCGCCAGGTTGATCATTGCGCCCGGCTGGACTGTGCTCACGGATTCGAACTTCGCCACGGCATTTGCCGCGCCGCTCAAGTCCTCGACGGCATCCGGGTCACCGGAATCGATCCGCGCTGCTTCTATCTTCAGATGAACGATCAGCTCCGAACCCAACTCCTCGATCGATTTCACGAGGGCAGGGATCGTCGCGTGGCGTGATCCCGATTCCAGACCGCTGTCGTAAAGGTCTTCCGGGCGAATGCCGAAGACGATCGTCTTGCCTTCGAACGCCCTCAGACCGGGAGACTGCTCGAATGCGGTCGTCGCGACCGGTATGGAAAAGGTCGGCAGATCAATCCTGCCGTTCTGCAAGCGGCCCTCGAACAGATTCATGGATGGTGAGCCGATGAAACCCGCAACGAAGGCGTTGACCGGCCGGCTATACAGTGTTTTTGGTGTGTCGACCTGCTGAAGGACGCCGCCCTTCAAGACCGCAACCCGGTCGCCCATGGTCAAGGCTTCGGTCTGATCGTGCGTCACATAGATCGTCGTCACGCCAAGCTGTCTTTGCAGGCTGACGATTTCGGCGCGCATTTGCACGCGCAGCTTGGCATCGAGGTTTGACAGGGGCTCGTCCATGAGAAACGCTGCCGGTTCCCGCACCATTGCGCGCCCCATGGCGACCCGCTGGCGTTGGCCGCCGGAGAGCGCGGCCGGCTTGCTGTCGAGCAGCGTATGCAGTTGAAGGGTCTTGGCAATTTCATGGACCCGCTTCGTGCGCTCTTCCTTGCTCTTGCCTGCAAGCTTCATCGAGAAGGCAATATTTTCGAACACCGTCATATGCGGATAAAGCGCATAATTCTGAAAGACCATCGCTATGTCCCGGTCCTTCGGCGCGAGATCCTCGACATTCTCTCCACCGATGCTCAGGGTCCCGCTGCTGATCTCTTCCAGCCCGGCGATCATGCGCAATGCCGTCGATTTTCCACATCCTGAAGGACCGACGAGGATGAGGAACTCGCCATCATTTATCGTCAGGCTAAGATCCTTGATCGCGTGGAATTTGGTTCCAAAGGTCTTGCAAATTTTATCCAGTACAACAACAGCCACGGCACTTCCTCCTTAGTATCGTCGCCAGCCAATCCCCAGGACAGCCCCTCCCCGGCGTCGAACCGAAACCATCATCTGCGCAGCGCTAGTCCGATCGTCCAGGACACCGGTGTGATGAACTCTCACTCCGGTGGCGCGATCGGTCTGGGCACGGGTGCATTTTCCCTCGCCAGCCACGCGAGACAGGCGCTTTGATCCGGCAGGGCCATGCGGCCACCGGGGCCAGTCACCGAAATCGCGGCTGCGGCAGTTGCATAGACGGCGCAGTCGACAGGCGGCTTTCCCTGTGTCAGCGCAAAAGCATAAGCACCGTGAAAGCAATCTCCGGCGCCCGTCGTGTCGACCGCTTTGACCTCGTAGGCCGGAACATGCCACAAAACGGCGTCTCCCGTCTGCCTGATATAGGATCCTCGCTCACCGTCGGTCAAAACGACTGCGGTGCGGTCGTCAGACCAGAGCTTATGGAGGATCAACGCCGGATCGGATTCGCAGGAATAAGTCTGCGCAAATTTCAATGGCAGTACCAGATGTCGGACAGGCTCAAT includes:
- a CDS encoding carbohydrate ABC transporter permease; its protein translation is MAKRSLSRTIVPTLLTYLGLAVGLVFAGFPILWMFFTSLKSNTEIFALPPRLLPDRFTSVAYLAIFSDPTKVRFFLNSYLVAGVVTVLTVLIAILTAYAFSRYSFRLKKTLNVFIISTQTVPPITLLIPYFGMVVAFGIFNTYFALILTYMVFTLPYAILLMTGYLNTLPKELDEAVLVDGGSSWTALWRVIIPLSVPGIVATAVYTFLLAWNEFLFALTLTKSMDMRTVPIGIELLMGQHAFEWNEMMAMSVLGSLPLLVLYLIAQRYFLAGMAAGSVKS
- a CDS encoding sugar ABC transporter permease, with translation MSLATETMIRTQSKTRKRGLLSYKTRKRLVPYFYVAPATFLFCLLMLFPMITVLRYSLMDGAITKKDASFVGLQNYVTIFKDPVFWQSVGQTLYFTVMSVIFHLLIGLAFALLLNSQRVDPLIRSILRVLYILPWLFTAVIIAIIWRLLLDPNGVVNSILMTLHIIDFKVEWFSSTKTALHALTFANIWAGYPLYMVSLLAGLQGIPKDLYEAAGIDGANEFQKFRYITIPQLMPIIISIALLDFIWTMQVFPLVWMTTGGGPIYATEVLSTYTYKLAFSSYEFSRASASAIFILIISMGATYFYIKHQKAR
- a CDS encoding sugar ABC transporter substrate-binding protein, translating into MNVRRFIVAAQSAVAAWALCATCAFAQTNLEFIQWWEPEMPAGALRSIMDDFEAKNPGIKVTLVSGPYSATHDQIVVGAASGTLSDVVGLDGAWVNGLAKQGAIASMDSLMADAKYDQSQIADIIKVNGQSVMFPLASFVYPVFVNLDLAKAAGVEKLPTNRTEFAAAAKKMTNADKNQYGWVLPLSLQNPGGIQNDVMSWVWASGASMLKDGKPDLENASVVGTLEYIKSLQDAGVISPGIFAKKEQDKVEEFVNGRVGMMIDSLAHINLIRQRNPNLKFGISALPAVDGYTGKRGLPYASWGIGISDKSEHKAEAWKLVEYLMSPEVNSRLVSIANAFPGNIHAKPDFSKSDPLFEEAFKIFQSGKLANEFVGLPVAEDLMRQMNVEVQKMFDGQQTAKDAAANTQKQWLVEFSK
- the ugpC gene encoding sn-glycerol-3-phosphate ABC transporter ATP-binding protein UgpC, with protein sequence MAVVVLDKICKTFGTKFHAIKDLSLTINDGEFLILVGPSGCGKSTALRMIAGLEEISSGTLSIGGENVEDLAPKDRDIAMVFQNYALYPHMTVFENIAFSMKLAGKSKEERTKRVHEIAKTLQLHTLLDSKPAALSGGQRQRVAMGRAMVREPAAFLMDEPLSNLDAKLRVQMRAEIVSLQRQLGVTTIYVTHDQTEALTMGDRVAVLKGGVLQQVDTPKTLYSRPVNAFVAGFIGSPSMNLFEGRLQNGRIDLPTFSIPVATTAFEQSPGLRAFEGKTIVFGIRPEDLYDSGLESGSRHATIPALVKSIEELGSELIVHLKIEAARIDSGDPDAVEDLSGAANAVAKFESVSTVQPGAMINLAIDVAKLHFFDPQTHLAI